A genomic stretch from Falco cherrug isolate bFalChe1 chromosome 3, bFalChe1.pri, whole genome shotgun sequence includes:
- the PEF1 gene encoding peflin yields the protein MAAYPGQGFPGAGQAPGAPPAGPYPGGPYGQPPPGGPYGQPPPGGPYGQPYGGPQPGPYGGAAPAGNAPPGVDPEAFTWFQAVDADHSGYISVKELKQALLNSNWSTFNDETCLLMINMFDKTRSGRIDVYGFSALLRFIQQWKNLFQQYDRDQSGSISFNELQQAFSQMGYNLSPQFSQLLMARYAQRSSNPSIQLDRFIQVCMQLQSMTDAFREKDTGLVGNVRLSYEDFLTMVVTRMM from the exons ATGGCGGCGTACCCGGGGCAG GGCTTCCCCGGCGCAGGACAGGCCCCCGGCGCGCCCCCGGCCGGCCCCTACCCCGGGGGTCCCTACGGACAGCCCCCCCCCGGGGGTCCCTACGGACAGCCCCCCCCCGGGGGTCCCTACGGACAGCCCTACGGCGGCCCCCAACCCGGGCCCTACGGAGGGGCGGCTCCCGCAG GTAATGCCCCCCCGGGTGTGGACCCGGAGGCCTTCACCTGGTTCCAGGCGGTCGATGCCGATCACAGCGGGTACATCTCCGTGAAGGAGCTGAAGCAGGCACTGCTCAACTCCAACTGGTCGACATTCAACGATGAGACCTGCCTGCTGATGATAA acATGTTCGATAAGACCAGGTCGGGACGCATAGATGTGTATGGCTTCTCAGCTTTGCTGCGCTTCATCCAGCAGTGGAAGAACCTCTTCCAGCAGTACGACAGGGACCAGTCAGGCTCCATCAGCTTCAACGAGCTCCAGCAAG CTTTCTCCCAGATGGGCTATAACCTGAGCCCCCAGTTTAGCCAGCTGCTGATGGCCCGCTACGCCCAGCGATCCTCCAACCCCAGCATCCAGCTCGACCGCTTCATTCAGGTCTGCATGCAGCTCCAGAGCATGACCGATGCTTTCCGCGAGAAGGACACGGGGCTGGTGGGCAACGTGCGGCTGAGCTATGAGGACTTCCTCACAATGGTTGTGACTCGCATGATGTGA